The proteins below are encoded in one region of Cyclopterus lumpus isolate fCycLum1 chromosome 8, fCycLum1.pri, whole genome shotgun sequence:
- the LOC117735642 gene encoding ADP-ribosylation factor-like protein 4D: protein MGNQLTEIAPSLPGFQSFHVVVIGLDSAGKTSLLYRLKLREFVETIPTKGFNMERIKVPMGNSKTNTTAFQVWDVGGQEKLRPLWKSYTRRTDGLVFVVDAAEADRMEEAKAELHRITRSAENQGVPVLVLANKQDLDRAVSASEVEKVLALQELSPSSLHHTQGCSALDGQGLQPGLEKLYEMILKRKKMPRHSKKKR from the exons ATGGGGAACCAGTTGACAGAAATTGCCCCCAGCCTCCCCGGCTTTCAGTCTTTCCATGTCGTGGTGATCGGTTTGGACTCGGCAGGTAAAACATCCCTCCTCTACAGACTCAAGCTGCGGGAGTTTGTCGAGACGATCCCCACCAAAGGCTTCAACATGGAGCGGATAAAAGTGCCCATGGGGAACTCCAAAACCAACACCACTGCATTCCAGGTGTGGGATGTGGGCGGTCAGGAGAAACTGAGGCCCCTCTGGAAGTCGTACACCAGGCGGACGGACGGGCTGGTGTTCGTGGTGGACGCAGCCGAGGCAGATCGCATGGAGGAGGCCAAGGCGGAGCTCCACCGGATCACCCGGTCGGCTGAAAACCAAGGGGTGCCCGTGCTGGTTCTGGCAAACAAACAGGACCTGGATAGAGCTGTGTCTGCTTCAGAG GTGGAGAAGGTTCTGGCTCTCCAGGAGCTGAGCCCGTCCTCACTGCACCACACACAGGGCTGCTCGGCGCTGGATGGTCAGGGTCTGCAGCCCGGCCTGGAGAAGCTCTACGAGATGAtcctgaagaggaagaagatgccCCGACACAGCAAGAAGAAGAGATGA